In Strigops habroptila isolate Jane chromosome 4, bStrHab1.2.pri, whole genome shotgun sequence, a single genomic region encodes these proteins:
- the GJD2 gene encoding gap junction delta-2 protein — MGEWTILERLLEAAVQQHSTMIGRILLTVVVIFRILIVAIVGETVYDDEQTMFVCNTLQPGCNQACYDQAFPISHIRYWVFQIIMVCTPSLCFITYSVHQSAKQRERRYSTVFLTLERDQDSMKREDSKKIKNTIVNGVLQNTENSTKEAEPDCLEVKEIPNPAIRTTKSKMRRQEGISRFYIIQVVFRNALEIGFLVGQYFLYGFNVPSMYECDRYPCIKEVECYVSRPTEKTVFLVFMFAVSGICVVLNLAELNHLGWRKIKMAVRGVQAKRKSIYEIRNKDLPRMSMPNFGRTQSSDSAYV; from the exons ATGGGGGAATGGACTATTCTAGAGAGGCTACTGGAAGCTGCCGTGCAGCAGCATTCTACTATGATCGGGAG GATCCTGCTGACCGTGGTGGTGATCTTCAGGATACTCATTGTGGCCATTGTAGGGGAGACGGTGTACGATGACGAGCAAACTATGTTTGTGTGTAACAcgctgcagccaggctgcaaCCAGGCTTGTTACGACCAGGCTTTCCCTATTTCTCACATAAGGTACTGGGTGTTCCAGATCATCATGGTGTGCACTCCCAGCCTTTGCTTCATAACATACTCTGTTCACCAGTCTGCTAAGCAGAGGGAGCGGAGGTACTCCACAGTCTTCCTCACCTTGGAGAGGGACCAGGATTCCATGAAGCGTGAGGACAGTAAGAAAATCAAGAACACGATTGTCAATGGGGTGCTGCAGAACACTGAGAACTCCACCAAAGAGGCAGAACCAGACTGCTTAGAAGTGAAGGAAATCCCCAATCCTGCTATCAGAACTACAAAGTCAAAGATGAGGAGGCAAGAAGGCATTTCTCGATTTTATATCATCCAAGTGGTCTTTCGAAATGCCCTAGAGATTGGATTCTTAGTGGGACAGTATTTTCTGTATGGATTCAATGTCCCTTCCATGTATGAATGTGACAGATACCCTTGCATTAAAGAAGTAGAGTGCTATGTCTCTAGACCCACTGAGAAGACTGTATTCTTGGTATTCATGTTTGCTGTCAGTGGGATTTGTGTGGTGCTCAATTTGGCAGAACTGAACCACTTGGGCTGGAGAAAGATCAAAATGGCAGTGAGAGGAGTACAGGCAAAAAGGAAATCCATATACGAAATCAGAAACAAGGACCTGCCAAGAATGAGCATGCCCAACTTTGGCAGGACTCAGTCAAGTGACTCAGCTTATGTGTGA